The Rhodospirillales bacterium genome includes the window TTCGGCAGTTCCGACGGTGATCGGCGTTCCGGCATCGGGCAGATCGTCATCGGCCTTCACCGCGAAGAGACGGCGGCGTACCGTACCGCGGTACTTGGTGCGCGCCGTCAGTTCCTGGCCTACGTAACAGCCCTTCTCGAAGTCGACGGCGTTCAGCTCCTCGAAGTTGCTCTCCAGGATGAACGACTTGTCGACGAGCACGTCGGCACCGGCCTCGGGCACGGCAAGCGCCATGCGATGGGTGTGGTAGTCGTCCAACGTGCCTTCCACGTGGTCAGCCAGAGGCTGCGTGTCGGCAGGGTGGAGGCAACGCACGCCGAGGGTGGCGAGCCGGGGATCAACCATGTAAACGACGGCATCGTTGCGCCAGGCGTTGCCGATGCGACTGTGAAGCTTCACGGCTTCGCTTGCGCCGTCTCCGATCAGGGCGGTCACCACAACGTCGTCAGATACGTCGGTGATCTCGGCCCTGGCGCGCAACTTGTAGAAGCCCAGGCGCTTGGAAAGCTCTGCAGCGCGGTTGTGCGCGGTGTCGATCAGAAGTCCGCCCGTGCCGTCATCCGCCATGATGAAATCGAACAGAAACTTCCCCTGAGGCGTCAGCAGCGCCGAATAGATCGCGCGGGTCGGATCGACACGCTCGACGTTGTTGGTCACGATACCCTGCAGAAAGCCCCTGGCCTCGGGGCCGGATACCCTGAGAACGGCGCGATCGGTGAGGGCGATACGCTTCAGGTCGGTCATGAAGGCTCTCCGGTCGATGTTTTGACAATGGTGCGACCACACCGCCGAGGCAAGGGTTACGCTTGGCGTTCCCTTCGGAGGCACCTATAAGATGCGCCATGAAAATCCTCTTTTTCGACGATTCGTTCCTATACGACAGCTACACTCCGCGCCACGACCCCATGGGTGGACCGGAGAAGGGGTTGGTCTACCTTGCGGAGGCCCTGGCGCGCCGCGGGCAGGACGTTGTCGTGCGCAATCGCTGTGAGGCGCCGCGGGGTCTTCGCGGCGTGGCGTGGCGCCCGATCGACGACGGCGAGGAAGACGGTGCTGATCTCGTGGTTGCCTTGCGCGATCCGCGACTGCTCGATCGGGCCCCGGCATCGGGCGTTCGTGTTCTTTGGCTGGCCACGCCCGGTGCGCTTCTGACGCAGGGGGCGATGGCCGAATCCATGGGCCGTCACAGCGATTGCAAGCTGGTCTTCATGGGCGATTATCACAGGGCAACATGGCCGGAGGACGATGCCAGGGCTTCGATCATTCAGCCCGGTGTCGCCCCGCCCTACATGGTGTCTGAGGGACCGGCCGGCTACTGGCCGCCGCGCGCCGTCGTCACGACCCATCCCAGGGTTGGCATGGAGCGGCTTCTCGATCTCTGGTGCCGCAGGATCGAGCCGATGATCTCCGGGGCGCAGCTTCACATCTTCTCGGGCCTTTTCGCGCGCGCCGCATCGAGCAAGAAGATCGACGCCGATGTCACCGCGATCTACCGCAAGGCTGAGGCGGCTGCGGACCAGGGTGTGATGATCCGCCGCCCGGTGCCTGATGCGGATATGACCGAGGAGTATCGCCACGCGCGTGTCCACATCTACCCGGCATCGCCGCGTGAGATTTATGCGGCCACCCTGGCGGAGTCACAGGCCTCGGGCTGCCCGGGCGTGACGTTCCGTGAGGGAGCGGCCCAGGAGCGAATCCGCGACAGCCAAACCGGGTTTCTCGCGCCGGACGACGAGGCCTTCGCCAACTGCTCGATCCTCTGCCTGAAGGAGGACATCGTGTATCGGGGCCGCTCGAAGGATGCCTGGGAGATGAAGCGCGACCGAAGCTGGGACGATGCCGCCGAAGAGTTCGAGGCGCTCGCGCGCTGAGATCGCCCGGCCATGAAGCTGTTGTTCATCACATCGAACAGGCTGGGCGACGCCGTTCTGTCGACCGGTCTGCTGGGACATCTGAGCGAGAGCATTGATGTATCGACGACCGTCGCCTGCGGGCCGGTCGCATCGCGACTGTTCGAGCTCCTTCCGGGCATTGACCGCGTGATTCCCATCGCGAAACGGCGCCACGGGGGACACTGGCGCGACCTTTGGCGTCAGGTTGTCGGCACACGCTGGGATCTGGTCGTCGACCTCCGTGCCTCGCCGATGTCCTATGTGATCCGTGCGCGCGGTCGTCGCATCATGTTCAAGGCCGGAGCGGGACATCGGGTGGAGAGCCTGGCGGCGTGGTATGGCGTTCAACCGCCACCGGCACCGCGCATCTGGTCGTCCGCGGAGCATGTGGATGACGCGGCCGATCTCTTGCCCGGCGAGGAGCCGATCCTGGGCCTGGCGCCGACAGCCAACTGGCAGGGCAAGATCTGGCCGGCCGAACGCTTCGTCGCGCTTGCCGAAGGCCTGACCACTGGTGACGGTCCCCTGGCCGGTGCCCGTATCGCCGTGTTCGGCGGTCCCGGCGAGGATGCTCTGGTCAGACCGGTCCTGGATGGGCTCGGTGACGATCGTGCCATCAATCTTGTGGGCGGCCGCCATCTCCTCACGGTCGCCGAATGTCTCCGACTCTGCCGCCTCGTGGTCTCCAACGACAGCGGCTTGATGCACCTCGCCGCGGCGTCCGGTGCGCCGACACTCGGTCTGTTCGGGCCGAGCCGGGTCGAGCATTATGCGCCTTGGGGTTCGCACTCTGCGTCCGTGACGACTGAGGTGGCCTACGATGATCTGTTTGCACCGGACTACGACCGGCACACCACAGGTTCGCTGATGACGACGCTGTCGGTCGACGCCGTCCTCAGCGTCGCGCGATCCCTGCTGGAGCGCACGTGAGCGCGGTGCGGCTGAGTGCGGTGGTGGTGGCGCACAACGAGGAGGAGAACCTCGACGCCTGCCTCGCCACGCTTGCCTTCTGCGATGAGATCGTCGTGGTGCTCGACCGCTGTACCGATCGCTCTGCCGAGATCGCCCGTCGCCATACCGAGCGGATCATCGAAGGTGCCTGGGAGATCGAAGGGCTGCGACGCAACACGGGCCTTGATGCGGCGACCGGCGACTGGATCATCGAGCTGGATGCGGACGAGCGCGTGACCCCCGCGCTCGCGGACGAGATCCGGGAAACAATCGCCGATGCGACAGGGCCGGCCCACTACCTGATTCCGTTCGACAACTATGTCGGAACCCGTCGGGTTCGGTATGGCTGGGGGGCGTACTGGGGCGTATCGGCGGCAATCCGCCTCTTCACTCCGGGCGCAAAGCGTTGGGGCAGCGAATGGGTCCATCCCAGCCTGGAGATCAAGGGCGAGCGCCGCCGGCTGACCGAACGCATCGACCACCTGGTCGATCGCGATATCTCCGACATGATCGCGCGGCTCGATCGCTATACGGCCTTACACGCCCGTGATCTCCGGGATTCCGGCGATATCGGTTCTCTCTGGCGCAATGTGCTTCGTGTCTTCGGTCGTTTCTGGAAGTGTTACATCGGTCGCTCCGGATGGCGCGAGGGTGGTTGGGGATTCCTGATCGCACTGTTTGCCGGTCTCTATCCGCTCCTGTCGCACCTGCGTGCCCGGTTGGAGGACGGCTGATGCGCGTCGTTCAGGCCATGGCGGGTGGGGAGGTCGGCGGCGCGGAAGCGTTTTTCGTCCGCTTGGTCACGGCCCTTGCCGAAACGGACGTGGAGCAGGCCGCCATCATCCGTAGCCATCCCGACCGCGCCGAGGCGCTCGCCAGGGTAGGGATTGCCACCCGTCAGCTGCGGTTCGGCGGCAGGCTGGATATCCGCAGCCGGCTCGATTATCGGCGCGCATTGCGGGAGGCTGACCCCGACATCGTGATGACCTGGATGAAGCGCGCATCGGGCCTCTGCCCGTCGGGACGGTTCGTGCAGATCGGCCGCCTCGGCGGGTTCTACGATCTGAAGTACTATCGCCGCTGTGGCCACCTCGTGGGCAACACCCGGGGCATCGTCGACCACATCACGGCGCAGGGCTGGCCCGCCAAACGTGCTCACATGATCTCGAACTTCGTCGACACGAGCTTTGCCGTGCCGATGGCCCGCGCCGAGCTCGATACGCCCGATGACGTGCCGCTGATGGTGGCGCTGGGCAGGCTGCATCCCAACAAGGCGTTCGATGTCCTGATTGAGGCCATGGTCGATGTCCCCGAGGCCTGGCTCTGGCTTGCCGGCAACGGGCCGCTCGATCTTCATCTCAAACACCACGCCGCCGACCGGGGCGTCGAGAATCGCATCCGGTTCCTGGGCTGGCGCGACGACACCGCAGCACTTCTCGAAGCAGCCGACCTGCTTGTCTGTCCTTCGCGCCATGAACCTCTGGGCAACGTGATTCTTGAAGCCTGGGCACGGCGTGTACCGGTTGTCGCGGCGGCAAGTCAGGGGCCTTCCGAGCTGATCATCGACGGGGACACCGGCCTGCTTGCCGATGTCGACGATGCCTATGGTCTCGCCAGGCGAATTCGCGACGCGCTTGCCGATCGCGAGGGCATGGCCGCGATGGCCGAGCGTGGCCTGGCGGCCTACGAGGCGCGGTTCAGCCAGACCGCAATCGTGGCCCAGTTCCGCGACCTCTTTGAGCAGGTGTTGCGCTGATGTGCGGTCTTGCCGGCGTGATGGCGCGGCCCGGCGCGGAGATCCCGGAATCCGTGCTGCAGGACCTTGCCAGCGCCATCGCGCACCGTGGTCCCGACGGCGAGGGGCGCTACCGCAACGGGCCTCTTGCCATGGTGCAGACCAGGCTGGCGATTATTGATCTTGTGACGGGGGATCAGCCGCTCTTCGGACCCTCCGGCCAGGTCCTGGTCGCCAACGGCGAGATCTACAATCACATTGAGTGGCGTCGCGTTCTGAAAGAGGTGCCGTTTCAGACGGCGTCCGATTGCGAGGTCCCGCTCCACCTCCATGAACGCGAGGGCATGGCCTTCGCCAGGGGATTGCGGGGTATGTATGCGATCGCGCTCTACGAGCCCGGTCCCGAAACGCTCTATCTGGCGCGCGATCCGTTCGGCATCAAGCCGCTCTATGTGGCCGAGACGCCCCTCGGGTTTGCCTTTGCGTCAGAACCTCAGGCCCTGATCGCTGCGCGGCTTGTGACGCCCGAGGTTGACGAGGCAAAACGTGCCGAGCTCCTGCAGTGCCAGTTCACCACGGGACGCCGGACGATCTACCAGGGGATCGAACGATTGTTGCCCGGCGAGACGGTTGCGGTTCGTCACGGGCAAATTGTCGAACGTCAGCGGCGCGATGCCTTGCCCGAACTCGACACTGCATCGTGGGACGAAGACGATGCCCTTGAACGCTTGGACGCCGCGCTGATCGACAGCGTACGGGTGCACGAAAGATCCGACGTTCCCTATGGGCTGTTCCTCTCGGGCGGCGTCGACAGCTCGGCGATCATCGCGGCGATGACGCGCATCGACGAGCACCCGGTGCGCGCCTACACGATCGGTTTCGACGTGTCCGGGATGCGGGATGAACGCATGCACGCCGCCGCGGTCGCACGCGCTGCCCGCGCAGAGCATGTCGAGGTGAGCTTCGGGCGGGACGACTTCTGGCGTCTGCTGCCGCGCGTTGCCGAAGCCATGGACGACCCGGCGGCCGACTACGCCACCCTGCCAACCCTGCGGCTTGCGGAGGTCGTGCGCGAATCCCTGAAGGTCGTGTTGTCGGGCGAGGGGGGTGATGAACTCTTCGCGGGCTACGGACGTTATCGCCGGTACTTGCGTCATCCGCTCTTGGGAGGCGGCAGGTTGCGGCGGCGCGGGACGTTCGACCGCTTCGGCACCGTTGCCCGGTTGCCGTCGGACTGGCGCAGAGGGTTCGATGAGGCCGAGAACGATGCCGCGCGACCGGGACGGTCGAAGCTGCAGGTCGCGCAGGCGAGCGAGGTCGCGGAATGGTTGCCGAACGATCTGCTCGCCAAGCTCGACCGTTGCCTGAT containing:
- a CDS encoding folate-binding protein YgfZ; the protein is MTDLKRIALTDRAVLRVSGPEARGFLQGIVTNNVERVDPTRAIYSALLTPQGKFLFDFIMADDGTGGLLIDTAHNRAAELSKRLGFYKLRARAEITDVSDDVVVTALIGDGASEAVKLHSRIGNAWRNDAVVYMVDPRLATLGVRCLHPADTQPLADHVEGTLDDYHTHRMALAVPEAGADVLVDKSFILESNFEELNAVDFEKGCYVGQELTARTKYRGTVRRRLFAVKADDDLPDAGTPITVGTAEIGELRSAINGRGIALIRTDRLEEVGGDAAEVMAGDVRVTPVKPDWVSF
- a CDS encoding glycosyltransferase family 4 protein: MKILFFDDSFLYDSYTPRHDPMGGPEKGLVYLAEALARRGQDVVVRNRCEAPRGLRGVAWRPIDDGEEDGADLVVALRDPRLLDRAPASGVRVLWLATPGALLTQGAMAESMGRHSDCKLVFMGDYHRATWPEDDARASIIQPGVAPPYMVSEGPAGYWPPRAVVTTHPRVGMERLLDLWCRRIEPMISGAQLHIFSGLFARAASSKKIDADVTAIYRKAEAAADQGVMIRRPVPDADMTEEYRHARVHIYPASPREIYAATLAESQASGCPGVTFREGAAQERIRDSQTGFLAPDDEAFANCSILCLKEDIVYRGRSKDAWEMKRDRSWDDAAEEFEALAR
- a CDS encoding glycosyltransferase family 9 protein; amino-acid sequence: MKLLFITSNRLGDAVLSTGLLGHLSESIDVSTTVACGPVASRLFELLPGIDRVIPIAKRRHGGHWRDLWRQVVGTRWDLVVDLRASPMSYVIRARGRRIMFKAGAGHRVESLAAWYGVQPPPAPRIWSSAEHVDDAADLLPGEEPILGLAPTANWQGKIWPAERFVALAEGLTTGDGPLAGARIAVFGGPGEDALVRPVLDGLGDDRAINLVGGRHLLTVAECLRLCRLVVSNDSGLMHLAAASGAPTLGLFGPSRVEHYAPWGSHSASVTTEVAYDDLFAPDYDRHTTGSLMTTLSVDAVLSVARSLLERT
- a CDS encoding glycosyltransferase family 2 protein, with the protein product MSAVRLSAVVVAHNEEENLDACLATLAFCDEIVVVLDRCTDRSAEIARRHTERIIEGAWEIEGLRRNTGLDAATGDWIIELDADERVTPALADEIRETIADATGPAHYLIPFDNYVGTRRVRYGWGAYWGVSAAIRLFTPGAKRWGSEWVHPSLEIKGERRRLTERIDHLVDRDISDMIARLDRYTALHARDLRDSGDIGSLWRNVLRVFGRFWKCYIGRSGWREGGWGFLIALFAGLYPLLSHLRARLEDG
- a CDS encoding glycosyltransferase; amino-acid sequence: MMRVVQAMAGGEVGGAEAFFVRLVTALAETDVEQAAIIRSHPDRAEALARVGIATRQLRFGGRLDIRSRLDYRRALREADPDIVMTWMKRASGLCPSGRFVQIGRLGGFYDLKYYRRCGHLVGNTRGIVDHITAQGWPAKRAHMISNFVDTSFAVPMARAELDTPDDVPLMVALGRLHPNKAFDVLIEAMVDVPEAWLWLAGNGPLDLHLKHHAADRGVENRIRFLGWRDDTAALLEAADLLVCPSRHEPLGNVILEAWARRVPVVAAASQGPSELIIDGDTGLLADVDDAYGLARRIRDALADREGMAAMAERGLAAYEARFSQTAIVAQFRDLFEQVLR
- the asnB gene encoding asparagine synthase (glutamine-hydrolyzing), which codes for MCGLAGVMARPGAEIPESVLQDLASAIAHRGPDGEGRYRNGPLAMVQTRLAIIDLVTGDQPLFGPSGQVLVANGEIYNHIEWRRVLKEVPFQTASDCEVPLHLHEREGMAFARGLRGMYAIALYEPGPETLYLARDPFGIKPLYVAETPLGFAFASEPQALIAARLVTPEVDEAKRAELLQCQFTTGRRTIYQGIERLLPGETVAVRHGQIVERQRRDALPELDTASWDEDDALERLDAALIDSVRVHERSDVPYGLFLSGGVDSSAIIAAMTRIDEHPVRAYTIGFDVSGMRDERMHAAAVARAARAEHVEVSFGRDDFWRLLPRVAEAMDDPAADYATLPTLRLAEVVRESLKVVLSGEGGDELFAGYGRYRRYLRHPLLGGGRLRRRGTFDRFGTVARLPSDWRRGFDEAENDAARPGRSKLQVAQASEVAEWLPNDLLAKLDRCLMAHGVEGRVPLLDPHVADVGFRLTDDLKIRKRRGKYLLRHWLDRELPEADAFSAKRGFTVPVGAWIAERGSKLGRLVARTPGLENWANPRGVEDVFSKAADRATGFAAWTLLFYALWHRRHVEGLPFEAMDVETILKI